The Mustelus asterias chromosome 23, sMusAst1.hap1.1, whole genome shotgun sequence genome window below encodes:
- the LOC144510825 gene encoding uncharacterized protein LOC144510825, which translates to MAQEEAFRRRKLNFNEDETEILIREVTLHQDQLFGRGDTKLPPGAKNKIWLSILAKVNAVSKCTRDVGDIKKRWYDMCHRTKDKVIKLARETIRNERVAQREAGPGTAHHHHDPAGPGTSNDDASEPGTSGASRDGSTGRAGGQPAVSGQRKKQAAPRPVTWQARQVPGQPLADHQVPVQWPPVLLFTLGPNATRDNPKEPPPDQQANDALDESIIEVKQEDIDSNFDVDYSSPDIASPRSLQEGCPFQPQGSRGCKQISQEEMLGVQEQHNVLLGDGNEELHGIRQELRELRGDLQELAAGIRQPLERLADCMQAILPLLQHPPCPRTTQMTDSFTQPDEEETTASGQTLSHSRRSGRKTCKRPKLDV; encoded by the exons ATGGCTCAGGAGGAAGCCTTCCGCCGCCGCAAGCTCAACTTCAATGAGGACGAGACGGAGATTCTGATCCGGGAAGTGACACTGCACCAGGACCAGCTGTTTGGCAGGGGGGACACCAAGCTGCCCCCAGGGGCCAAGAACAAGATCTGGCTCTCCATCCTGGCCAAGGTCAACGCCGTGTCCAAGTGCACCAGGGACGTGGGCGACATCAAGAAGCGGTGGTACGACATGTGCCACCGCACCAAGGACAAAGTCATCAAGTTGGCGCGGGAGACCATTCGGAATGAGAGGGTCGCCCAGCGGGAGGCCGGCCCGGGCACCGCCCACCACCACCACGATCCGGCCGGGCCCGGCACCAGCAACGACGACGCCAGCGAGCCGGGCACCAGCGGCGCCAGCCGGGACGGCAGCACGGGCAGAGCCGGCGGCCAACCCGCCGTCTCCGGCCAGCGGAAGAAACAGGCGGCGCCCCGCCCAGTGACTTGGCAGGCCCGGCAGGTGCCGGGGCAACCGCTGGCGGACCACCAGGTGCCGGTTCAGTGGCCGCCGGTGCTGCTATTCACACTGGGCCCGAATGCCACACGGGACAACCCCAAGGAGCCACCCCCAGACCAGCAAGCAAACGACGCCCTTGATG AATCCATTATTGAAGTGAAACAGGAAGACATTGATTCAAACTTTGATGTGGATTATTCTTCACCAGACATTGCATCACCACGGAGTCTTCAAGAAGGGTGTCCATTCCAGCCTCAAGGGAGTCGTGGATGTAAGCAAATTTCCCAGGAAGAAATGTTGGGTGTCCAGGAACAGCACAACGTGTTGCTCGGGGATGGTAATGAGGAGTTGCACGGCATCAGGCAGGAACTGAGAGAActtcggggtgatcttcaggAATTAGCCGCGGGCATCAGGCAACCCCTGGAGAGGCTAGCAGATTGCATGCAGGCTATCCTTCCATTATTACAGCATCCACCTTGTCCTCGAACGACGCAGATGACTGACTCATTCACGCAGCCAGATGAGGAAGAAACCACGGCATCTGGCCAGACGCTGTCTCACAGTCGACGGAGCGGGCGCAAAACATGTAAACGACCAAAGCTGGATGTGTAG